Part of the Flavobacterium sp. KS-LB2 genome is shown below.
AAGTGGCAAAATACTAAATGATTTCATGGCTGAAGCCAAAAGCAATTATGACATCGCCATCAAAGATTTAGTGTACCGTCCAGGAGTTTCTCCTTTAGAGTTGATAACCGTTGAAACAGCCAAAAAAGTAGGCCAGTTTTTTAGTAACATTAGTAAAGATGTACGCAAGAAATTCAAAAACGAACGATTAATCCAAATTCTCGAATTTCCAGTTTTGTTCTTAGGAGCGAAACCTTCAGACACTCCCTCGTTTTATAGTTTTATGAATTACGCCGATTTTGGTCTTGGAACTTGGCATCCTAAAACAGGAATGTTCGACGTGGTTCGTGCAATGGAAAGTCTAGCCAGAGAATTGGGTGTGAAATTTGAAACGAATGCCACTATTGAGAAAATAATTGTTAACAATAAAACAGCCAAAGGGTTATTAGTCAATGGTGAGACGATTGCTTCTGATTTGATTTTGAGCGGCGCAGATTACCACCATACCGAAACGCTGTTGGATCAAGAGTATCGTGCGTACTCAGAGAAATATTGGGATAGCCGTGTTTTTGCACCGTCGTCCTTATTGTTTTATGTTGGTTTCAACAAAAAAATAGAGAATATCTCGCATCATGCCTTGTTTTTTGATGTTGATTTTTATCAGCATGCCAAGGATATTTATGACGAACCACAATGGCCACAAGAACCATTGTTTTATGCTAATTTTCCTTCTGTTACAGACAAAACTGCTGCTCCAGAAGGAATGGAATCTGGATTTTTCTTAGTGCCTTTGGCACCAGGAATCAATGATACAGAGGCTTTACGAGAAGAATATTTTGATAAAATTATCGATCGCTTTGAAGCTTTAACACAGCAAAGTGTCAAAAATAATATTATATTTAAAAAATCTTTTTGCAAGAATGATTTTGTGTCAGAGTACAACTCCTACAAAGGAAATGCATACGGAATGGCAAATACACTATTGCAAACCGCGTTTTTGAGACCTAAATTGAAAAGTAAAAAAGTAAAGAATTTATATTTCACAGGTCAATTGACCGTTCCGGGACCAGGCGTTCCACCGGCATTAATTTCTGGGAAATTAGTGTCAGAATTAATTAATAAGCAATTTTCAGAGCAATAGTATGAAGCAATTATTTGATGATGTATCTTTTAAATGTAGCAGGTTAGTTACAAAAAACTATAGCACTTCTTTCTCATTGGCGGTTTACATGTTGTCGCCAAGTATTAGAGATGGTATTTATAGTATATATGGATTTGTTCGTTTTGCCGATGAAATTGTAGATTCATTTCATGGTTTTGACAAGGAAAGTTTAATCACGGAGTTTGAAGACGAGTATTACAAAGCAATAGACCGCGGAATCAGTCTAAACCCCATTTTGAATTCTTTTCAACAAACGGTAAAGCAATACAACATTTCCGATGATTTAATTCAAGCTTTCTTACGAAGTATGAAATTGGATCTTATCAAATCAGATTACCACAGCAAGGCTGAATATGATGATTACATCTATGGCTCTGCTGATGTAGTAGGATTGATGTGTCTTAAGGTTTTTGTGGCGGGTGATATTGAAAAATACAATCAACTCAAAGACGAAGCTATGCGATTGGGTTCCGCTTTT
Proteins encoded:
- a CDS encoding phytoene desaturase family protein, which translates into the protein MKEIKKITIIGSGFSSLAASCYLAQSGHDVTVYEKNATIGGRARQLKIEGFTFDMGPSWYWMPDVFDRFFADFGKKTTDYYELIKLSPAYRVYYGIDDFITIADNLTDIIFAFEEIEKGSGKILNDFMAEAKSNYDIAIKDLVYRPGVSPLELITVETAKKVGQFFSNISKDVRKKFKNERLIQILEFPVLFLGAKPSDTPSFYSFMNYADFGLGTWHPKTGMFDVVRAMESLARELGVKFETNATIEKIIVNNKTAKGLLVNGETIASDLILSGADYHHTETLLDQEYRAYSEKYWDSRVFAPSSLLFYVGFNKKIENISHHALFFDVDFYQHAKDIYDEPQWPQEPLFYANFPSVTDKTAAPEGMESGFFLVPLAPGINDTEALREEYFDKIIDRFEALTQQSVKNNIIFKKSFCKNDFVSEYNSYKGNAYGMANTLLQTAFLRPKLKSKKVKNLYFTGQLTVPGPGVPPALISGKLVSELINKQFSEQ
- a CDS encoding phytoene/squalene synthase family protein, yielding MKQLFDDVSFKCSRLVTKNYSTSFSLAVYMLSPSIRDGIYSIYGFVRFADEIVDSFHGFDKESLITEFEDEYYKAIDRGISLNPILNSFQQTVKQYNISDDLIQAFLRSMKLDLIKSDYHSKAEYDDYIYGSADVVGLMCLKVFVAGDIEKYNQLKDEAMRLGSAFQKVNFLRDLKDDNLVLNRNYFPGVDLNSFDEKAKTAIINEIEEDFRVAYEGIVKLPIEAKFGVYTAFVYYKKLLKKLENTPCDEIGNARIRVSNYTKAGLLAQSFVTYKLKLV